In the genome of Croceimicrobium hydrocarbonivorans, one region contains:
- a CDS encoding tetratricopeptide repeat protein translates to MTIAYWNKYIASICILLGSLSLSAQSKIEGERLRLFNEQFFAAENAKLREEYDKALVIFEALYQKDPESALVCYELAQLYAREEEEQDALFYAEKACEIEPENPWYFRLKLAVYGQFGKSELLIKSLEEATEKHPQDEDLLFQMAEAYYRNGQAEKAIESLNKLEAISGPHEEISNQKKSIYLEMGNLEGAIAELQKLIEIYPKNLDYRGSLGQLYQANNLDEKAFEVYQDMLAIDSLDPRPHLDLANYYQQKGEFHQSLYHLKKAMSSKQLDMERKIAVLLSLFDASRSDSLLTAKSFELLDEIVSQEPADARIYAMYGDYLSREGRDDEALTYYKKALEYGEKFQIWEQILLIEIQNRKFEALKQDAPLALESFPNQPLPYLLAGIAFKESKEYSKARDYLEDGQVYVFNNARLQTEFNLHLAEVSHEMGQHLESDQYFDAVLSVNPKHAGALNNYAYYLSLRNERLKDALRMSTDANTISPSNPVYLDTQAWVLHQLGRDEEAREVIEKALSLLAKPEPELAEHYGDILLGLGEKELARKQYELANGLQSSPSLKAKIKALP, encoded by the coding sequence GTGACTATAGCGTATTGGAATAAATATATCGCCTCAATCTGTATCTTATTAGGCAGTCTCAGCCTTTCCGCTCAATCGAAAATTGAGGGCGAAAGGCTGCGGCTTTTTAATGAGCAATTTTTTGCAGCCGAAAATGCGAAGCTGCGGGAGGAGTATGATAAGGCCCTCGTAATATTCGAAGCCCTTTATCAAAAAGACCCGGAGAGCGCCTTGGTTTGTTATGAACTGGCCCAGCTTTATGCCCGCGAAGAAGAGGAGCAAGATGCCCTTTTTTATGCAGAAAAGGCCTGTGAAATTGAGCCCGAAAACCCCTGGTACTTCCGCCTAAAACTGGCAGTGTATGGGCAGTTTGGGAAATCGGAGCTCCTCATTAAAAGTCTGGAAGAAGCCACTGAGAAACATCCACAGGATGAAGATCTACTCTTCCAAATGGCTGAAGCCTATTACCGCAATGGCCAAGCCGAAAAAGCCATAGAAAGCCTCAATAAGCTGGAGGCGATTAGTGGTCCTCACGAGGAAATATCCAATCAAAAAAAGAGCATTTACCTCGAAATGGGTAATCTCGAAGGGGCCATTGCAGAATTGCAAAAGCTCATTGAAATCTATCCTAAAAACTTAGATTATCGTGGCTCCCTGGGGCAATTGTATCAGGCCAATAATCTGGATGAAAAGGCCTTTGAGGTTTATCAAGACATGTTGGCCATCGACTCCTTAGACCCCAGACCCCATTTGGATTTAGCCAATTACTATCAGCAAAAGGGCGAGTTCCATCAATCTCTATATCATCTTAAAAAGGCGATGAGCAGCAAGCAGCTCGATATGGAACGTAAAATCGCGGTTTTATTGAGTCTCTTTGATGCCTCTCGTTCCGACAGCCTTCTCACCGCCAAGAGCTTTGAACTGCTTGATGAAATTGTAAGTCAGGAACCTGCCGATGCCAGAATCTACGCCATGTACGGCGATTATCTTTCCCGTGAAGGTCGTGATGATGAAGCCCTCACATACTATAAGAAAGCCCTGGAATACGGTGAGAAATTTCAAATATGGGAGCAAATCCTCCTCATCGAAATTCAGAATCGAAAATTCGAGGCTTTAAAGCAAGATGCACCCCTGGCCTTAGAAAGTTTTCCTAATCAACCTCTCCCCTATCTATTGGCAGGTATTGCCTTTAAAGAGTCTAAAGAGTACAGCAAGGCACGCGACTATTTAGAAGACGGTCAAGTTTATGTTTTCAATAATGCCCGCTTGCAAACCGAGTTCAATTTGCATTTGGCAGAGGTTAGTCATGAAATGGGTCAGCACCTGGAAAGCGATCAATATTTTGATGCGGTGCTCAGTGTAAACCCCAAACATGCAGGTGCCCTTAACAATTATGCCTATTACCTCTCCCTCCGCAATGAGCGTTTAAAAGACGCTCTGCGTATGAGTACCGATGCCAATACCATTAGCCCTTCAAATCCCGTTTACCTCGATACCCAAGCCTGGGTTTTGCATCAATTGGGTCGCGATGAAGAGGCACGGGAGGTAATTGAAAAAGCCTTGAGTCTATTGGCCAAGCCAGAACCCGAATTAGCGGAACACTATGGCGATATCCTTTTAGGACTGGGTGAAAAAGAATTGGCTCGCAAGCAATATGAATTGGCCAATGGCCTGCAATCGAGCCCAAGCTTGAAAGCGAAAATTAAAGCTCTACCCTAA
- a CDS encoding NAD(P)H-dependent glycerol-3-phosphate dehydrogenase, whose translation MNIAVIGGGSWATAIVKILTENNDYVGWWMRDEENVMHIKKYHNNLKYLSSVELATERIDISNDLNHIVSNADCLIFAIPSAFLKSALSGLEVDIKDKHVFSAIKGIVPDENLIVGEYFNQNLGVPLDQIGVITGPCHAEEVALERLSYLTVASTNADMAKKVAKNLTCDYILTKTSDDIYGTEYAAVLKNIYALAAGIFHGLGYGDNFQAVLVSNGIREMKKFIKSVHPIKRDINGSAYLGDLLVTAYSQFSRNRTFGNMIGKGYTIRSAMLEMNMVAEGYYAARLIREVRKENEVKMPIADAVYKILYENRNPKKVMAKLALKLS comes from the coding sequence ATGAATATTGCAGTAATTGGCGGCGGCAGCTGGGCCACAGCGATTGTAAAAATATTAACCGAGAACAACGACTATGTAGGTTGGTGGATGCGGGATGAGGAGAATGTGATGCATATTAAGAAGTATCACAATAACCTTAAATATTTGAGCTCCGTGGAATTGGCTACCGAGCGTATCGACATTTCGAATGATCTCAACCATATCGTTAGTAATGCCGACTGCCTGATTTTCGCTATTCCCTCGGCCTTCTTGAAATCTGCTCTTTCCGGATTGGAAGTAGATATAAAAGACAAGCATGTATTTAGCGCTATTAAAGGGATTGTACCAGATGAGAACCTGATTGTAGGCGAGTACTTTAATCAGAATCTGGGGGTGCCTCTGGATCAGATTGGAGTAATTACCGGTCCTTGTCATGCGGAAGAGGTAGCCCTAGAACGCTTGAGCTATTTAACCGTGGCTAGCACCAATGCCGACATGGCCAAAAAGGTAGCCAAGAACCTCACTTGCGATTATATTCTTACCAAAACTTCAGATGATATTTACGGTACTGAGTATGCAGCGGTATTAAAGAACATTTATGCTTTAGCCGCCGGTATTTTCCATGGCTTAGGATATGGCGATAACTTTCAGGCGGTATTGGTGAGTAATGGGATTCGGGAGATGAAGAAGTTCATAAAATCTGTTCATCCTATCAAGCGCGATATTAATGGATCAGCCTATTTGGGGGATTTATTGGTAACGGCCTATTCGCAGTTTTCCCGCAATCGCACCTTTGGGAATATGATCGGTAAGGGTTATACGATTCGCAGTGCCATGTTAGAAATGAATATGGTGGCCGAGGGTTATTATGCCGCCCGATTGATTCGTGAAGTGCGCAAAGAAAATGAGGTTAAAATGCCCATTGCCGATGCCGTTTATAAGATTCTTTACGAAAATCGGAACCCTAAAAAGGTAATGGCCAAATTGGCCCTTAAACTTTCTTAG
- a CDS encoding lipopolysaccharide biosynthesis protein — protein sequence MSSLRNLASQTVIYGLTTILARLLNFALTPLHTGQIDKADYGVVNDLYSMIAFLMVILTFGMETAFFRFNRDKRYDPDTVFSHALLFTLFSSGLLISLSFIFRDSLASLLQYEERPFLLIWMMGIVAMDAIAAVPFARLRADNKPIRFLVIRLGTIGLMVLLNLIYFWLLPKLAEDASTDSWVFSVYNAENGVIYVFLFNLIGNAFMMLLFLPELLKIRFKINQDLLKKMLIYSSPLVIGGLAGIANEKAQYQFMKYLLPLEINTVSMGIFGAMMKIATFMMLFIQAFRFAAEPFFFSGEGDFKSKMAQVMRYFVLIQSLIFLGLVCFTDFLQWTHFIHPKYWEGWHIVPILLFANLLLGINFNLNIWYKLENKTSMGIYINFFGLIFTVLANLLLVPLFNYTGAALATLISYAAMTAYSYYLNQKHQPTAYPLRAISFYLGLSLIGSIVSFYLLDHYWLYSLIIFSAYSSLILWLEWPQLKLLKRR from the coding sequence ATGTCTTCACTTCGAAATTTAGCCTCGCAAACGGTTATCTATGGTTTAACCACCATTTTAGCGCGCTTGCTCAATTTCGCCCTTACGCCGCTGCATACCGGTCAAATCGATAAAGCGGATTATGGGGTGGTGAACGATTTATACTCCATGATTGCCTTCTTAATGGTGATTTTAACCTTTGGTATGGAGACCGCCTTTTTCCGTTTTAATCGCGATAAACGCTATGATCCGGATACAGTATTTAGTCATGCCTTGCTCTTTACCCTCTTTAGTAGCGGACTTTTAATCAGCCTCAGCTTTATTTTTCGCGATTCCCTGGCTAGCCTGCTGCAGTACGAAGAGCGTCCTTTCCTACTAATTTGGATGATGGGCATTGTGGCCATGGATGCGATTGCCGCGGTTCCTTTTGCCCGCTTGCGCGCCGATAATAAACCGATACGATTTTTAGTAATTCGCTTGGGCACCATCGGTTTGATGGTTTTACTCAACCTCATTTATTTCTGGCTCTTACCTAAATTGGCCGAAGATGCCAGTACAGACTCCTGGGTATTTAGTGTTTACAATGCCGAAAACGGCGTGATTTACGTTTTCCTCTTCAACCTGATTGGCAATGCTTTTATGATGCTTCTCTTTTTGCCGGAGCTTCTCAAAATCCGCTTTAAGATCAATCAGGATTTACTGAAGAAAATGCTGATTTACTCCAGCCCGCTGGTGATTGGTGGTTTAGCGGGCATCGCCAATGAAAAGGCCCAGTATCAGTTCATGAAGTACTTATTACCATTGGAAATCAACACAGTTTCTATGGGAATTTTCGGCGCTATGATGAAGATCGCCACCTTTATGATGCTCTTTATACAGGCCTTCCGTTTTGCGGCAGAGCCCTTCTTCTTTAGTGGGGAAGGTGATTTCAAATCGAAAATGGCTCAGGTAATGCGCTATTTCGTGTTGATCCAAAGCTTGATATTCTTGGGATTGGTCTGCTTTACTGATTTTCTGCAGTGGACTCACTTTATCCATCCCAAATATTGGGAAGGCTGGCATATCGTACCCATTTTGCTTTTTGCGAACCTCTTACTTGGAATCAATTTCAACCTCAATATTTGGTATAAGCTCGAGAACAAAACCAGCATGGGTATTTATATCAATTTTTTTGGTTTGATTTTCACCGTTTTGGCCAACCTGCTCCTGGTTCCCCTATTTAATTATACCGGCGCAGCCTTGGCAACCCTCATTAGCTATGCAGCCATGACGGCTTATTCCTATTACCTCAATCAAAAACATCAGCCTACCGCGTATCCCTTACGGGCGATCAGTTTTTACCTGGGACTTTCTTTGATTGGAAGTATTGTTAGCTTTTACCTTTTAGATCATTATTGGCTCTACAGCCTGATTATATTCAGCGCTTATAGCAGCTTAATTTTATGGCTGGAATGGCCACAACTTAAACTCCTCAAACGTCGATGA
- a CDS encoding DUF6798 domain-containing protein, translating to MTIIDRIKVPFFLIIVAVASVIGINQYHFGMWNQFISLPWLYELIDPSNYPHDLLVEQYSNSPTFFLFLLKWALPFFGENVPLLFFSFYLICLALTIYSFYRLGQEIFNSKEAGVLAVVLLSFAFPVIGDVSIWDTLLMERTITYPILLLSILHLYKGRLWYAILLLGLAFNIHPLSAIYVIAASGLAVLLNEGLKKEHIWQGFFLLLMVSPVLLLKFSNTSGESSLSFSETWMEVMRLRNGHHTFPSEFPPSIFLKTALIILSYYVILAKGNFAPKAKVFLHAFGGSILFMMLLGTVFTEFYPVKLIIQFQFYRAFLFMGTLSLILWAGMLVKNPKPIFYLLAIPFLAQYAYGEWAKTISALSLIGLAWFVIRYFGFKRKASLGLSFAYLSLGLIAMLMRGGLEIHQGNQEKDWYEVQDWFRENTAQDALAIVPPAELGFRVRSLRTSYGDWFDGTKAFFSEQYAEYWYDHMSRLNCTDPDHLKEDYSTLQSQDFLNIWDRESDKHSEAYVVHYADRSVDKLPVAYLNEHYVVYQLPTKETPVFLASVGN from the coding sequence ATGACAATCATCGACAGAATTAAAGTTCCATTCTTTTTAATCATTGTGGCCGTGGCCTCGGTGATTGGAATTAATCAATACCATTTTGGGATGTGGAATCAATTTATTTCCCTTCCCTGGTTGTACGAATTGATTGATCCTTCCAATTACCCTCACGATCTTTTAGTGGAGCAATACAGCAATTCGCCCACTTTCTTCCTATTCCTCTTAAAGTGGGCCTTGCCCTTCTTTGGGGAGAATGTGCCCTTGCTTTTCTTTAGCTTTTACTTGATATGCCTGGCTCTTACTATTTATAGTTTTTATCGCTTAGGTCAGGAGATCTTTAATTCTAAAGAAGCCGGGGTTTTGGCCGTGGTGCTATTAAGTTTTGCCTTTCCCGTAATTGGTGATGTAAGTATTTGGGATACGCTTTTAATGGAGCGTACCATTACCTACCCCATTTTGCTATTATCGATTTTACACCTCTATAAGGGTCGCTTGTGGTATGCCATTTTATTGCTGGGCTTAGCCTTCAATATCCACCCACTTTCCGCGATATATGTGATTGCCGCCTCTGGTTTAGCCGTTCTATTGAATGAAGGGCTGAAGAAAGAACACATTTGGCAAGGCTTCTTCTTACTGTTAATGGTAAGCCCGGTATTACTGCTTAAGTTTAGCAATACCAGTGGTGAATCTTCTTTAAGCTTTTCGGAAACCTGGATGGAGGTAATGCGCTTGCGTAATGGACATCATACCTTCCCTAGTGAATTTCCACCTAGCATTTTCCTGAAAACAGCATTGATCATCCTTTCCTACTATGTGATTTTAGCTAAAGGGAATTTTGCTCCTAAGGCCAAGGTTTTCTTACATGCTTTTGGTGGAAGTATCTTATTTATGATGCTATTAGGAACAGTTTTTACCGAGTTCTATCCGGTGAAATTGATCATCCAATTTCAGTTTTATCGCGCCTTCCTTTTTATGGGCACCTTAAGCTTAATCTTGTGGGCCGGTATGTTGGTGAAAAACCCGAAACCGATATTCTACCTATTGGCAATTCCTTTCCTGGCACAATACGCTTATGGAGAGTGGGCTAAAACCATTTCGGCTTTAAGCCTGATAGGCCTGGCCTGGTTTGTTATTCGTTATTTCGGCTTTAAACGCAAAGCCAGTTTAGGACTTTCTTTTGCCTATCTAAGCTTAGGATTGATTGCGATGTTGATGAGAGGTGGTCTCGAAATTCATCAGGGTAACCAGGAAAAAGATTGGTATGAGGTGCAGGATTGGTTCCGCGAGAATACCGCTCAGGATGCTTTGGCTATCGTGCCTCCAGCCGAATTAGGCTTTAGAGTGCGTAGTTTGAGAACTTCTTATGGTGATTGGTTTGATGGTACCAAGGCCTTTTTCAGTGAGCAATATGCTGAATATTGGTACGATCATATGTCGCGTCTTAATTGTACTGACCCTGATCATTTGAAGGAAGATTACAGCACTTTACAATCTCAAGACTTCTTGAATATTTGGGATCGCGAATCCGATAAGCACAGCGAAGCTTATGTGGTGCACTATGCAGATCGCAGTGTAGATAAATTACCGGTGGCCTATTTAAACGAGCACTATGTGGTTTATCAACTTCCCACCAAAGAAACGCCGGTATTCTTAGCCAGCGTAGGAAACTAA
- a CDS encoding M28 family peptidase: MIRKILVLSFWAPLLWAQGNVSSCYEFPRDAVEQIRQDVAYLASDELGGRKPGSDGDELSREYIMAQFRNHGVEPYFKETYLQEFSVPNRVDRPADGNYFRFKGDALKLDEAYYPVMYSGNGSFKGETEYVSFGIESQKLDRDDLDDEDLKGAIAVMEISSPDGIHPHSKFKDWHDIAKRIRLLKTKGAKAVILVHTKGNANSPKSEFKSLESIGIPVIYVSDPKIAKKLRRSREVEGSVSLHAIEDVTYNVAGMINNGQRRTIIIGAHYDHLGFGGESSRYTGEEPMVHNGADDNASGVAGLLGMARFLSKTQDPVMRRFNYLLVAFSGEEMGLLGSKAFVERTATRQESWYYMFNMDMIGRMEDDRLAVNGMGTSPQWRDLVEPIECGLNFEFGESGVGPSDHTSFYYASVPALHFFTGTHPDYHKPSDDADKINVVGIYRVLGLMSSIIRNTPQGGDFVFTTTKIESTKAPKFSVTLGVMPDYLYSGNGMKIDGVSPDKPAAKAGLKAGDIVTQLGEVQVSDMQSYMQALAQFNQGDKATLLYQREGKVEKAQIQF, translated from the coding sequence ATGATTCGCAAAATACTAGTACTCTCTTTCTGGGCCCCCCTACTCTGGGCTCAGGGCAATGTTTCCAGCTGTTACGAGTTTCCTCGGGATGCGGTAGAGCAAATTCGTCAGGATGTAGCTTACCTCGCTTCGGATGAATTAGGTGGCCGTAAACCCGGCAGCGACGGAGATGAACTGAGCCGAGAATACATCATGGCGCAGTTTAGAAACCATGGAGTTGAACCTTATTTTAAAGAAACCTATTTACAGGAATTTAGTGTCCCCAATCGGGTAGATCGTCCTGCGGATGGTAATTATTTCCGCTTTAAGGGAGATGCCCTCAAATTGGATGAAGCTTATTATCCGGTGATGTATTCTGGCAATGGCAGCTTTAAGGGCGAAACAGAATACGTTTCATTTGGTATTGAAAGCCAGAAATTGGATCGGGATGATCTCGATGATGAAGATTTGAAAGGCGCCATCGCCGTAATGGAAATTAGCTCCCCCGACGGTATTCATCCCCATTCGAAATTCAAGGACTGGCACGATATCGCCAAGCGTATTCGACTTCTAAAAACTAAGGGCGCCAAAGCCGTTATTCTGGTGCATACCAAGGGCAACGCAAACAGCCCTAAAAGTGAGTTTAAAAGTTTGGAGAGTATCGGGATTCCGGTGATTTACGTGAGTGATCCTAAGATTGCTAAAAAGCTTCGTCGTAGTCGTGAAGTGGAAGGCTCCGTTTCCTTGCATGCCATTGAGGACGTGACCTATAATGTTGCAGGAATGATAAATAATGGCCAAAGAAGAACCATTATTATAGGCGCTCATTACGATCACTTGGGATTTGGTGGGGAAAGCTCACGCTATACTGGCGAGGAACCTATGGTTCACAATGGAGCAGATGATAATGCCAGTGGAGTAGCCGGTTTATTAGGCATGGCTCGTTTCCTTTCTAAAACTCAGGATCCGGTTATGCGTCGCTTCAACTACCTTTTAGTAGCCTTTTCGGGCGAAGAAATGGGCCTCTTAGGTTCGAAAGCCTTTGTAGAGCGCACCGCCACCCGCCAGGAAAGTTGGTACTATATGTTTAATATGGATATGATTGGTCGCATGGAAGATGATCGCCTTGCGGTGAATGGCATGGGTACCTCTCCCCAATGGCGCGATTTGGTTGAGCCGATTGAATGTGGCTTAAACTTCGAGTTTGGCGAAAGCGGAGTAGGGCCCAGTGACCATACCAGTTTTTACTATGCCAGCGTACCAGCCCTGCATTTCTTTACCGGAACTCATCCTGATTACCATAAGCCTAGTGATGATGCAGATAAAATCAATGTAGTAGGAATTTATCGGGTTTTAGGTTTGATGAGTTCAATTATTCGCAATACTCCTCAGGGAGGAGATTTTGTTTTTACTACTACCAAGATTGAAAGTACCAAAGCCCCTAAATTCTCTGTTACCTTAGGCGTAATGCCCGACTATCTCTACAGCGGCAATGGAATGAAAATCGACGGGGTTAGTCCCGATAAGCCTGCCGCCAAAGCCGGATTAAAAGCCGGGGATATTGTCACTCAATTGGGCGAAGTACAGGTAAGTGATATGCAGAGCTATATGCAGGCCCTGGCGCAGTTTAATCAAGGCGATAAAGCCACCTTATTGTATCAGCGGGAAGGCAAAGTAGAAAAAGCTCAAATTCAGTTTTAG
- a CDS encoding nitroreductase family protein — protein MAKEYPFIPLSFSVKHEGEALLNAADQLQAEILQRRSCRDYSDRDIPEAVVKNLLQIAASAPSGANKQPWHFVAVRNPEIKARIREAAEAEEKLFYEERAPKEWLEDLAPLGTDWQKPFLTTAPWLLVVFKEIYGQDENGSKNKHYYVNESVGIASGFLIAAIHLLGLATLTHTPSPMNFLSEILERPSHQKPFLLLPLGYPAEDAQVPELRKKSFEEHSSIL, from the coding sequence ATGGCCAAAGAATACCCCTTTATTCCCCTGTCTTTTAGCGTTAAACACGAAGGTGAAGCCTTGCTCAATGCCGCGGATCAATTGCAGGCAGAAATCTTGCAACGTCGCAGTTGCCGTGATTATTCTGATCGGGATATTCCAGAGGCTGTTGTTAAGAACCTCCTGCAAATTGCTGCCTCTGCACCTAGCGGTGCCAATAAGCAACCCTGGCATTTTGTGGCCGTTCGCAATCCCGAAATTAAGGCCCGTATTCGCGAAGCCGCCGAAGCGGAGGAAAAACTCTTTTACGAAGAGCGCGCTCCCAAGGAGTGGCTGGAGGATTTAGCTCCTCTGGGAACCGATTGGCAAAAGCCTTTCCTCACCACTGCGCCATGGTTGTTAGTAGTGTTTAAGGAAATCTACGGTCAGGATGAAAATGGCAGCAAAAACAAGCACTATTATGTGAATGAGTCGGTGGGCATTGCTTCGGGCTTTTTAATTGCCGCGATTCATCTATTAGGCTTGGCGACTTTAACGCATACACCTAGCCCGATGAATTTCCTCTCGGAGATTTTAGAGCGACCCTCACATCAAAAGCCATTTTTGCTTTTGCCCCTTGGCTATCCGGCGGAGGATGCTCAGGTTCCAGAGCTTCGCAAAAAGAGCTTCGAGGAGCATAGTTCTATACTCTAA
- a CDS encoding ABC transporter ATP-binding protein: protein MSVIEAKNLSRIYQDGESTIHAVDKINLSVEAGEFTAIIGPSGSGKTTLLNLIGGLDSPSEGTVVVDGKEIHELRDNALINFRLRHIGFVFQAYNLIPVLSAQENVEFIMLLQGQSAKEREARAKELLKAVGLENQMHKRPSELSGGQQQRVAVARALASKPSFVLADEPTANLDSKSTEDLLDIMHRLNKEEGITFLFSTHDQRVIDRAERLIYVEDGKIKSDTRQ, encoded by the coding sequence ATGTCTGTAATTGAAGCCAAAAACCTCAGCCGCATTTACCAGGATGGTGAAAGCACCATTCATGCGGTAGATAAAATCAACCTTTCGGTAGAAGCCGGCGAGTTTACTGCCATTATTGGTCCATCCGGATCCGGTAAAACCACCCTCCTCAACTTAATCGGAGGATTGGACAGCCCCAGCGAAGGAACCGTGGTAGTAGATGGTAAAGAAATCCATGAACTCCGCGATAATGCTCTAATCAATTTTCGCCTGCGCCACATCGGTTTCGTTTTTCAGGCTTATAACCTTATTCCGGTTTTAAGCGCTCAGGAAAATGTGGAATTCATTATGCTCCTCCAAGGCCAAAGCGCCAAGGAGCGAGAAGCCCGAGCCAAGGAATTACTAAAAGCCGTAGGCTTGGAAAATCAAATGCATAAGCGCCCCTCCGAATTAAGTGGGGGGCAGCAACAAAGGGTAGCCGTAGCCAGAGCATTGGCCTCTAAACCCAGCTTCGTTTTAGCGGATGAGCCTACTGCTAACCTCGACTCAAAAAGCACTGAGGACCTGCTCGACATCATGCACCGCCTCAATAAGGAAGAGGGCATTACCTTTTTATTCTCCACCCATGATCAAAGGGTAATCGACAGAGCCGAACGTTTAATTTATGTGGAAGACGGTAAAATCAAAAGTGACACCCGACAGTGA
- the dut gene encoding dUTP diphosphatase, with protein sequence MSKVNIINRSPYPLPEYQTENSAGLDLRAVLDETLELKPLERSLIKTGLFMALEPGTEAQVRPRSGLALKKGLSVLNSPGTIDADYRGEVGVILVNLSNENVLIEPGERIAQLVLARYENIVWNEVDELDETQRGSGGFGSTGS encoded by the coding sequence ATGAGTAAAGTAAATATCATTAACCGCTCTCCTTATCCCTTACCCGAATATCAAACCGAGAATTCGGCAGGATTGGATTTAAGAGCCGTATTAGATGAAACCCTGGAGCTAAAACCTCTGGAGCGCAGCTTAATTAAAACCGGATTATTCATGGCCCTGGAGCCCGGTACCGAAGCCCAGGTTCGCCCTCGCAGTGGATTGGCCTTAAAAAAGGGCTTGTCGGTACTAAATAGCCCTGGAACTATTGATGCCGATTACCGTGGCGAGGTGGGCGTGATTTTAGTGAATCTCTCCAATGAAAATGTGCTTATCGAACCCGGTGAACGCATCGCCCAATTAGTGCTGGCGCGCTACGAAAATATTGTCTGGAATGAAGTAGACGAATTGGATGAAACCCAACGTGGCAGCGGGGGTTTCGGCAGCACAGGTAGCTAA
- a CDS encoding sugar phosphate nucleotidyltransferase: MKIIVPMAGRGSRLRPHTLTIPKPLIPIAGKPIVQRLVEDIVKVAGEKVDEIAFIIGDFGKEVEANLKSIAEGLGAKGSIYYQDEPLGTAHAILCAKESMQGNLVVAFADTLFRADFSLDTASDGVIWTKRVENPKAFGVVKKNTEGVITDFVEKPETFVSDEAIIGIYYFKDGEFLRDELQYLLDNDIRDKGEYQLTNALENMKNKGSQFTSGTVNEWMDCGNKNVTVETNGKILGFIDGEEELISPEAKLDNCEIIAPVFIGPGAKVSNSTIGPRVSIGAGTVVENSKLSDVLIQEDSQVLNANLSNSMIGNKAKFDGNFSEISIGDYSVLE, from the coding sequence ATGAAAATTATCGTTCCTATGGCCGGAAGAGGAAGCCGGCTTCGCCCCCACACCCTCACCATTCCCAAGCCCCTGATTCCTATTGCTGGTAAACCTATCGTTCAACGATTGGTAGAAGATATTGTTAAAGTAGCCGGAGAAAAGGTAGATGAGATCGCCTTTATCATTGGCGACTTTGGTAAAGAAGTAGAAGCAAACCTAAAGTCCATCGCCGAAGGTTTAGGTGCTAAAGGAAGCATCTATTATCAAGATGAACCATTGGGTACCGCCCATGCCATTTTGTGTGCTAAAGAAAGCATGCAAGGCAATTTGGTAGTCGCTTTTGCCGACACTCTTTTCCGTGCCGATTTTAGTTTGGATACTGCCAGTGATGGCGTTATCTGGACCAAAAGAGTGGAAAACCCTAAAGCCTTTGGCGTAGTAAAGAAAAACACAGAAGGGGTGATTACCGACTTCGTAGAAAAACCCGAAACCTTTGTTTCCGACGAAGCGATTATCGGTATTTACTATTTCAAAGACGGAGAGTTCTTGCGTGATGAACTGCAATACCTCCTCGATAATGATATCCGCGACAAAGGTGAGTACCAGCTTACCAATGCCCTGGAAAACATGAAAAACAAAGGCAGTCAGTTTACCAGTGGAACTGTAAACGAGTGGATGGACTGCGGAAATAAAAATGTAACCGTTGAAACCAACGGTAAGATTTTAGGCTTTATTGATGGCGAGGAAGAGCTGATTAGCCCTGAGGCCAAGCTTGATAATTGCGAAATCATCGCTCCGGTATTTATCGGACCGGGAGCCAAAGTAAGCAACAGTACCATTGGTCCCCGCGTAAGTATTGGCGCCGGAACTGTAGTAGAGAATAGCAAGCTTAGCGATGTCCTCATTCAAGAAGACAGCCAGGTTTTAAATGCTAATCTGAGTAATTCAATGATCGGAAATAAAGCTAAATTCGACGGTAACTTTAGCGAAATCTCCATTGGTGACTATAGCGTATTGGAATAA